A genomic stretch from Laspinema palackyanum D2c includes:
- a CDS encoding DinB family protein gives MAEYNCWMNQNIYQVCESIPDEQRKQDRGAFFKSIHGTLNHLLYGDKVWMGRFTHQPFSGTSLSQELYADFAELRAEREQTDQQILDWTQSLDPDWLSQPFEYVSQSDQKRRVMPAWILVTHLFNHQTHHRGQVTTLIKQLGYEPGVTDIPWMPGVSGLGSE, from the coding sequence ATGGCAGAATATAATTGCTGGATGAACCAGAATATTTATCAAGTTTGCGAGTCTATACCCGACGAACAACGCAAACAAGATAGAGGAGCATTTTTCAAATCCATTCACGGAACCTTGAACCACCTGCTCTATGGGGATAAAGTCTGGATGGGACGATTTACCCATCAGCCCTTTTCTGGGACATCCCTCTCACAAGAATTGTATGCAGATTTTGCCGAATTGAGAGCCGAACGGGAACAGACAGACCAGCAAATTTTAGACTGGACCCAGAGTTTGGACCCAGACTGGTTAAGTCAACCCTTTGAATATGTCAGTCAGTCGGACCAGAAACGGCGCGTGATGCCTGCCTGGATTTTAGTGACTCATCTGTTCAACCATCAAACTCATCATCGAGGACAGGTGACCACCCTGATTAAACAACTCGGCTATGAACCCGGAGTAACCGATATTCCTTGGATGCCTGGGGTAAGTGGGTTAGGTTCGGAATGA